A region of the Myxococcus guangdongensis genome:
CAGGTCCAGGTACTTCTTGAACATGCGGTCCTCGGTGGTCGCCGTCGTCACCTCGTTCAGGTGCACCGGCGCCGCCCACTCCTCGCAGTACACCTCGGCGTAGGTCAGCCGGACCTCGTGGCCCTCCTCCTTCGCCTCGAACGTCACCGGCGGGAAGTACCGCTCCACGTGCGCCTGCTCCTCGTCGTTGGACGGCGCGTACCGGTAGGCCAACGCCACGTCGTGCGCCTTCGAGAAGCGCGACTCGTACGCCCCCCACAACCGCGCCTCGATGCCATCCGCGTCCTCGAACGCCTCCGCCCACGAGGACGTCACCGGCTCCACGAGCATGCTCCCCATGTCGTCCGGCGACAGCTTCACATTCACGTTCTCCAACCGCGCCGACAGCGGCGGGTGCGAGTCGAACGGATGCGGCGTCACCGAGCCGTGCAAATCCCCCTGCAGCGCCTCCGACTGCGCGTACTCGGCGAAGCCATGCGCCACCCGCTGCGCGATCGCCACGCTCTGGTGCTGCTCGTCGCGGTTGAACAAGGCCGCCTCCACGCGGTCCCGGAAGTTGGCGTACGCGCCCACCTTCACCAACGAGTGCGCCACGTCCCGCCCCGAAGTCACGCTCGCCGCCAGCCGATCCGCCGCCAGCTCGCTCGCGCGCCGGCTGCGGCCCAACGACAGCTCGAACAGGCCCCGGTAGGACAACATGAAGTAGTAGATGGGCTTGGTCAGCCCCCCCTCGTGGAGCGCCTCCAGGTACTGGCCGAACCGCGCCAGCATCGGCGCCAGCCGCTTGCCGTGGCCCGTGTCGCCGCCCAGCAGGTGCCCCATCTCGTGCGCCAGCACCGCCTCCGCCTCGCGCCGCTCCAACAACCGCAGCAGCGCCAGGCTCACGTACAACGTGCGCCCCTTGAGCGTCCGCTCTCCCACGCGGATGTCGCTCTCCGTGACGAAGAAGTTCGCGTCGATGCCCGCCAGCAGGTGGTCCGGCGGCGGCGTCTGCAGCCGCTGACACAGCTTGCGCACGTGCGCCCAGAGCTCCGGCGCCTTCGACTCCTCGACGACCTCCGCCTCCACCTCGAAGTCCATCGGCGGACGACGGAAGATGGCCACCACCACCATGAACGCCGCCGCCGCCGCCATCAGCCCCACCGCGCCGATGAGCTTCACCGAGTAGCGCTGCGTCAGCACCGCCGTCACCCAGTACGACAGCCACACCGCCAGCGCCCCCTGGCCGATGACCTGGACCGCGCTCGCGAGCCGCAACAGGTTCCAGCCCACCACGAAGCTCAGGTACTGGAGGGGCCGGGAGATGAACGCCGCCAACCCGCACAACAGGGCCACCAACGCGGAGGCGAGCCCCAACAGCACCAGGCCCCACGTCCCGCGGTACGCCCAGCCGAACTGCTTCGCGTCCGTGCACCCGTCACCGAAGCTGGCGCGGAAGCCCGCTCGCTCCTCGTCCGTGCTCATGCACGCGTCCACCGCGGAGAAGGTGCTGTACGCCTCCAGCACCTCCTTGCGCTGGACCTCGTCGAGTTCCCGGTCCAGCATCACCTGCTGCGAGATGGCGTTGCGGATGCGCTCGTCGAACCAGTTGCTGGCGTATCCCGTGAACCAGAGGCCGAACACGGGAAGGGCGAACAACAGAAGCGCGGGCAATACATAACCGCGCAGGACACCGGAGGCGGAAGAGGTCGTGGCCATGATCAGTGGAGAGTGGAGCCCTTATCCCACGGATGGGTTCCCGCAAACCATGGCCCCCAGGGGCCCCGGAAAACAGCCACTGGGGATTCCCGAGGAAATCCCGGTCAACGCTTCTCGAGAATCGAGCGCGGGTCGAACGTGACGCGGATGTGGGTGATGCGTCCGTGCTCGACGTGGCACCAGTTGGCCACCGGCGTGGGCGCGCCGTCGTGCGGATGAATCTCGAACCAGGTCAGCACCTCCGGGCCATCCACGAAGCGGTGCAGCACGCGCATGCGGGGTGACACCTTCCACATGCCGTTGACGAGCCCCTTCACGCAGGCCTCCGCGCCCTCCGCCGTGCCGAGCGCGCCGACGAAGCTCACCTCGGGGGCGAGCGTCCCACGCAGCTTCGCCTCGTCCTTCGTCGTCCAGGCATCGAAGTACGCCTTCACCACCTCCACGGGACTCTCCACGCTCCACCTCCTGGAATGGCCGACACGGGGGTGTGTCGGAGTCACCGTATTCATGGTCCTGGCCGCTGACAGCCCTGTGTCAGGTTTCCGCGTCCCCTGCCACGAGGCGGCCCGTCGGCGCCCGTGAAGCCAGGCACCACGCATGGCGGACGAGCGTGCCTCGTGGATGACGTGGAACTTCCACCCCAGTCAGTTCCTCGTCGTCGGGGCGGGCGCGGGCAACGAGGACATCGACGGCAACGGCGTCTCCCCTCCACCGCGCCGGGGCCCGATAACTGTCGGAGTGAGAGGGACAGGCTGGCGCCCCTCCAGCGACGATGAGGGGATTTCAGGCCCTGCTGCTCACCCCGGTGCCTTGAACGGGACAAGCTCGTCCGCCATCGGCACGGGAACTCGCGGGTCATCCAGTGCAGCGAAGAGGTCGACCCGCTGGATGGGCAACTCTCCCATGTGCTCCTCGGCCCACCGTGCCGCCGCCCCGTTGAGCGGACTCTTGATGTTGTAGCTCTGGAAGGTGATGAGTTCACCGATGCGCACGATGAGCGCCGCAAGCGACTCACCCGCGCTCCAGTGGTCTCCAATGCAGATGGCGTGCGGGGCGATGTTCGGGTGGAAGACGGGCGTCAGCATGCGGCACTGGGGCGCCTGGCGCGGATAGCCCAGCGTGAGGAACACCTCCACGAGATGCTCATCCTTGGGCACCACCTGCTCGTTCTGCATGACCAGGCCACGCACCCTGTACTCCAGTCGGTATCGTTCGGGAGGATCTCCCGAGGCCTCTCGTATCCGGATGTAGGGATGGTGACCGAAGCAGCCCTGAACCATGCGCTGGTCCGCGACCAGTCGCCGATGTCTCACGTTCATGGGAGACTCCTCTCCTCTTCGGAGGATGCTCGCACGAGCTCCCGAATGGGAGCATCCGCGTCGCGCAGCGCCTGGGCAATGGTGTCCGCGCTGATGGCGAACCCCAACCCCTCCGAGTGGTTGCGATCCATGGCCCAGGTGTTGATGCCCAGGAACACTCCGTCCATGGAGTACAGCCCCCCGCCACTGTTGCCAGGATTGACGGCCACCTGGACCTGGAAGACGCGTCCCTCGATAGCGCCCATGGGAAGGCGTCGCACCGCGGAGAGCACGCCCGTGGTGTACGTGCCGTCGAAGCCCAGCGGGTTGCCCACCGCGAACACGTCGTCCCCCACCCGCGCGTCCGCCCGCGCACTCAGCGGCATGACTTCGCCCACGCGGGACTGTCCCGAGTGCGCCTCCACCACGACCAGGTCCAGCCCCACCGGGCCACTCCAGAGCACGCGCCCCGCAACCTGCTCTCCATCGTGGAAGAGTACCCGAGGCATCGCCCCCTGGGGGCACTCGGCGACGTGGCGATTGGTCAACAGCAGCGTCCGCCCATCCCGACTCGCCACATTCACCCCCGAGCCGAGCAGACCCTCCGGGCCCTCGCACGTCAGGCGCACGTTGGCGAGCAGGGCCTGTCGGATGTGCGAGGGGGCCGACATGACCTCCAACGCGCCAGACGTGAGCATGACGGGCGGAGCCGCGAGCCGGGGGACCTTCGACGGCATGAAGAGCGCCCACCCCAGTCCTCCCGTCCACGCGATGAGTTCGACGACCCCCACCAGGAGCCCCGCCAACGCGAGTCCGAAGCCACGCGTCCCTTCACGACCGCGCAGCCGAGACAGCGCCACCGCCCCGCAGAAGATGGCTACGGGTCCCAGCAGACAGCCCGCGAGCGGCACCCCGAGGAGCGACAACGCCAGCGCTCCGGACGCCAGCGGGTCCACTCGCCGGGGGTCACCACGGGACGGAGCCGCGAGCGGGAGGGACGCACGCACGGGGAGCGGCAGGACGGCGCGCTCCACCTCCTGAAGTTCGATGCGGATACGCTCGGACTCGGGGGCACTCATGTCTCCGCACCGAAGAAGAGCCCGACAACCACGAACAGGAGCGTGGCCGCCGCCGCCACGCCAAGTCCGAGCCAGGCCATGACCCGGCGCTGGGATGGCAGCCGGCGAATCGCCGCGCGGTTGCGCAGGAACCAGACCCCGCCTACCACCAGCGCCAGCGGCGCGGTGCAGGGTACCAGCCCCGCGATGAACAGCCAGAGGGCCGTGGTCCCCACCGCCGCGCGGCGCGCCTCCACCTGCTCCTGGGTCTCCACCTCGGCGGCCGTCATCGGCTGGTCCGAGGCGAACACGGCGCCACAGTGGCGGCAGCGCAGGGCCGCGACCTTGATCTGCTGCCCGCACTCCGTGCACGCCTTCTCCTCCTGCCCCCAGTAGGCATGACCGAGCGCCGGCGGCTCTCTGGGGCCGGAGGAGGGCATGTGGAGGCAGCCATACTGCGCGCAGCCGCCATTCTCCGCCCAGCACTCGGCATGGAACGGCGCCTCGCAGGCGGGGCAGGTGCCCACCTGCTCGTCGGTCGCGATGTCCGTCTGGCAGATGCCGCAGGTGTGGCCCACGTAGGCGGCCGTGGGTCGGGGCTCGAGCGCGGACATCTCAGTCTTCCTTCAGTCGCAACACGAAGACCGTCTTGCCGATGCGCACCTGGTCGCCCGACACCAGTCGCTCGCGCGACACCCGCCTGCCATTCACATACGTCCCCGTGGGGCTGTCGCGGTCCTCCAGTTCATAGCCCTCGCCCAACGCATGGATGAGGGCATGGGAGGGCTCCACTTCCGGGTCCTTGAAGAGGTACACGTCGCTCTTGGGCGAGCTGCCCACGGTGGTGGGGCTCTTGAAGAGCACGAACTCCTTCCCCGCGAGCGGCCCGGTGAGCATCTTGATCCACGCCTCGCGCGCCGCCAGCTCCACCAGACCCGTCATCAACCCCGTCACAAACCCGATGACGCCGAAGCCCACGCCCCGGCTCAGCCAAGCCTCCCCTCCCGTGTCGAACAGCACGTTGATGGGGTCGAATAGCAGGCCGCCTATCAGCGCCCCGACCATCCCTCCCACAAGGCCGTTGACGAGCAGCTTGGAGGAGCGCAGGGCCACTCCTTGGCCGAGCCCCATCGCGGCTCCCGCCAAGGCCCAGGCCAGGCCTCTCACGGACATCTGCACCAGGAGCTGCGCCGTGGTCATCCCCTGCTCGTTCGGCTCACCCATCCCCTCCACCAGCCGGGCCCCCAGTCCATAGGCCACCTCCGCGGGGAGCGTGACCATCAGCCCCACGACCAACCCCATCCCCATCCCCACCGCGCCACACACGGCGGCCCGATGAAAGGCCCGTGACAAGAGGCCATCCGCGGCACCGATGAACAACCCGATGAACGCGGCGATGACGGCGAACACGAGGAGCCTCGTCATCGTGGCACGTCGCTCCGCCTCGGGCAGGTTCACGCCCAACCGGGCGTCCCGACTCCCCTCGGGCAGTTGGATGACCTCATAGGCGGAGACTGAGCGCTCCGCGCCCTCGCCAATCACACGCCCCTTCACGCGAACCACCTGCCCGGTGGCCAGCGTCTCCACCGCCACCACCTCGCCGTCCCGCTCGACTCGGGTCGACCAGGGGCTCACCCACACCTGAACCATCCCGATGCGCACCAGGGTGAGCTGCTGGCCGGACGGCGTGTGGTAGCCCGGGCTCACCAGCTCCACCACGCTTGCGAACTCCACCCCCTCCGTGACGAAGGGCTCGAGCACGGCCCAGCCGGAAAGCCCTCCCAACAGGCCCGCCAGCGAGAGCGCGACATAGGCGCGATAGAAGAAGCCCGTGGGCCGCTCCTCCACGCGCTCGGGAGCCGGCGCCATGCCAAACGACAGTTGCCGTGCGAGCGCCTCGTCCACCTCGGACGAGGCCAGCTCTTCGGGCGCGATGACAATCTTGTCCGCCATACCCGCCATGGGCGACCTCCTCAGCCTTTGGCCGTCTTCGTGGCGCGGCGGCGCCGCCGCGCGAAGAGCACTGTCGCCGCGACGGCCACGAGCGCCAGCACCACGCCTCCCACCAACACGAGCACGTGCGTCCGGGACGGCGAGCCTCGCGCGGCCGCCTTCGCATCGGGAGGTATCTCCGGCGGGGGGCTGGGCGCGGCCACCGTGCTGCCTGCGCTCCGCCCGCCCGCCAGCAGTTCGAGCAGCGGAACCGCCCGGCCCTGGACGTCCCGGAGCGGGACCCCCACGTAGAGCTCCCCGTTGCGATCCCTCAGGACCGTGTCGCGCTCAGGCGCGAGCTGGACGACCTCCAGCCCCAGCGCGACCCCTGTCGCCGGGTCCTGCTCGAGCAGGAGCATGTGCTGCGAGCGTCGGCGTCCCTCGGCGGAGAGTCCTGGCGCGATGACATTTCCCAGGTAGCCGTAGCCCAACGCGAGGGCGCCCGCGGCGACGACCGCGAGCATCCAGAGGGGAAACCCCTCCGGGGGACGCCTGTGCGTGGAGGCTTGGAGCGCCGTCGCGGCCCGCCCCAACGCGCTCACGGCGGCCGCCAGGTCCCCGCCCTCCCCACCGCCGGTGGACGACTCCACGGCGGCGCCCAGCGGCTTGCGCTCTCGCCCGCCCAGCCAATAGCGCCGTGCCTGCCGCAGCTCTCCAGACAGGCCATGGAAGAAACCCTCGGTACCCGCAAGCGGGTCGTACACGTAGGCGACCTGATGCGGCTGCGAGAAGAAGTTGCGATGGATGAACGTGTCCATCTCCGAGAGGAAGATGCCGAACCCCCCGTGCGTGTGGTACCAGCCGACAATCTGCGCGTCGGGGTGCTTCGCATCCATCTCGCGGTGGATGTGATTCCACGTGTCGTGGGTGAAGGTGACCTGGGCGCCCTGCTGTCTGGCGGCCTCCCCTCGAATGATGTGGGTGATGCTCAGGTAGGGGCCCCGCGCATCCTCGAGCACGCGGCCCACCAGCACGCCGCAGACCTCCACATCCGGCTCCAGCACGGCGTGGCCGATGATCTGCGCATACGGTTGCTTCTCCATCGCGATGCGCAGCTCGCCCGGTCCGGGTGTGACCTCCCCTCCGGGAAAGCCCCCCGACGTCGGCTGCTGCTTCTCCGCCTGCGCGCCTTGGCTCATACGCCCTCCTCGTCCAGCTCGCCGAGCACGCGCGCCCGGTCACCACACAGCTCGAACCCCACCACGCGCTCCCCCACGCGGCCCACCACCACGTCCCACGCCGGTACACCCAGTTGCGCCAAGGTGAGGTCCAGGAAGTCCTCGTCGCCACGCAGCCCGTGGAAGAGCCGGGGTGAGCGGCGCGCCCCACAGGCCGGGCACACGCCCTCCGCCTCCGTCACCTGTGAGAGCGACCGGAACACGCGCTCCTCACGGCCGCAGCCCGGGCACTCGAGCCCGTGGAGCAGCTCGCGGCCAAACTCGAGCACCGCTGCGGAGCCGAGCGCCGCCCGAGCCCACCCGAGCGCCTCTCGGGCGCGCACGTCCAGGGTCGAGCGCGCCACCGGCTCGATCGCCTGGAGCGGGTCGTGGCTCAGACACTCGGGATTGCGCTGGTAGCGGGTGACGTACGACTGGTGTGTCAGGCCGTCGAAGACGAACCCCGAGCCCGCGAGCGTGGGCTGGCCGTGAAGCAGCTTTACCGCCTCCTGGCACTGGATGGCGGCGATGACCGAGGCCGTGGTCGGCGTGGTTGGCACCTTGCCCTGCTCCTCGAGCTGCCGATTGAGCAAGCTGCACGAGCGACGTCGCTCGAGCAGCCGCCAGTCCTGCTCGCTCATCGTGCACTCGTAGCAGGGCCCTTCCGGTGGGGTGAACACGCGGGCGACACCGGAGAGCACCTCGATGGCACCATCAATCCAGGCCCGGCCCACCCGGTAGCAGGCGCGGTTGAGGGTCAGGCGCGCTTCACGGTTGTCCAATGCGCCGACCACCACGTCCGCCCAGCGGAAGAGCCCGAGCCCCAGGTCGTGCACCACGTTGGCGCGAAGGGGGCGGACCCGGAGGTCCGGATGAATGGCGCGCGCTCCGTCCGCCACCGCGTCCACCTTCGCCCTCCCCGCGTCGGAGGGACGGAACAGCGGCGAGCGGGAGAGGTTGGAGGTCTCCACGACGTCCATGTCCACCACCACCACCTGCCCCACGCCCAGGAGCGACAGGTTCTTGAGCACCTCGTTGCCCAGCGCCCCGGCGCCTGCCACCAGCACCCGCGCGCGGGAGAGCCGCGGCTGGTCCCACCAGTCAATCAGCTCGAAGCGACTGAAGCGCCCCTCATTCACAGACACCTTCACGAGACACGCGCCCCGGCGGTGATCTCCGGCTGGAGCCGCAGCACGTCCCCAGGCTGGACCTTCGCGTCCGCGAGCGACTGCGTGTCCAGCAGCTGCGTGCCACTGGCCTTGTGGTGGAACTTGTAGCTCATGGGCTGGCCGTCCGGGCTGTGCCGCGGAAGGTGCATCTTCTCGACCAGCACCACCAGCACGCGATTCACTGGCGCGTCGTCGGGCAGTTCGACCTGCTGTCGCTTGGCGCCCGTCGCGTCCCAGACCTCGACCGTCATCATTCCCATCGCATCGGCTCCGTGGAGGACACGCGCTACATGAAGACGCCGACGACGGAGAGCAGGACGAGGAGTCCGGTCAGCAGGGCGTTGGCCACGATTCCCACCATGGGCAGCATCGCCCCCGTGCCCCGCCCCAGGTCCCTGCTGATGAAGGACAGCGACACGCCGCCGAAGGCGCAGAGCATCGCCAGCATGCCCAGGCCGGTGGCGAAAGGCTCCTTCAGCTCTTCTCCGTACAGCACCGGGTAGAAGAAGAAGCAGCCATTCACCATCGCCGCCACGAACGCGAGCCCCAGTCCACCGACGGCGTAGAGCGTGGCCCCCTTGGGGCCTCCGGCAGCCGGGCGCAGCATGCAGGGAGGACAAACAGGCCCTGCCTCGGTGGAGAAGAGACAAACCGGGCAGTAGGCATCGCCGCAGCGCGTGCACACCTGCGGGCTCGTCACCGTAGGATGGTTGCGGCAGGTCTCCGGCAGCGTTCCGAAGCCGACCTGTTGCGGCTGTTCCAGGCTCACGGGAGCGCCCCCTTGATGCGGGCAACCATGCCCACCAGCGACATGATCAACACCGCCGGAGCGATGAGCAGCGCGGCGTTCGCCTTGCCCAGCCCGCCCACCGTGGCGTCCCTCCCAATCTCCTTGCGCGCCGTCAGTGCGGCACTGATGGCCATGGGGGCGACGATGAAGCCAAAGCAGAAGATGCCCAGGAAAGCCAGCCTCAGCGCCCGAGTGGCATCCTCAGACTCGCGCGTTATCGTCAGCGCGGATGCGGGAACAGCCATGATCTTGCATCCACCGCAGTAACGGTTGGCCTGCATGGGCACGAGGCAATTCTCACAAAACGCCTCCGCGCAGCCTGCGCATGACGCGGCAGCGGTGACGGACGGATGATTCTGACAGTGCAAGCCCCCTCCTCGACGGAGTCCGGTTATCCGGTATCCGTTCATTTCTTGTCAAGGCACGTACATTCCAGACATTCCTACACTGCGAGCAACGCCCAAACACAAGCAAGCGATGGAGCCTCGCCCCCGCGAAGAAAGAATGGGCTGAAAAGACTGCCGCGACTTGAATGGCTTTCCCATTTCACCCACAGGGCCGACTGTTCTTGCGTTTGCCCCCGAGATGATTCCCCCCAACGAGAACGCACATACTCGGACGCAGCGACGGCAAGGGATGGCCTCCCGACGCCAACGTCCTCGGTACCTGACAGAACTGTCTTCCCGAGCGCCCCTCGAACCGACGTTCCGGACTTCGCGGACAGGGAGCCAATGTAGGCCCCTGAGGGCTATCGCCGATGTTGTCCTGACAGGGGGTTACCTCCGCCACTCCGCGGGCACGTTCTTCTCGGTGGCGTAGCGCTCGAGCTCGGAGAGCTGCTGGCTCGCCAGCTTCAGCTCCGCCTCCACCTCTTGCTGGCGCCGCGCCACGGGCTTGCCCGAAGCCTCGTCCTGACGCAGGCGCGTGCGCTCCTCCTCGAAGCGGGCGACACGCGCCCGGGCCTTGCCGAAGGACGTGCGCCACCGCTCCTCCTCGTCGCGCGACTGCGTCCCCACGAGGCGCTGCTTGAAGCGCTCGCGCTCCCAGCGCTGGATGCCCGCGGGGTTCCGGTTCCACGTCTCCCGGGCGTCGCGCACGTCCTTGAGTGACACCTCGAGGCGCTCCAGGTCCTCACCACTCCCCTGCCCCGCCTTCAGCGACGCCGTGCCCGTCGCCGGCAGCACGCAGGTCTCCACGGGCAGTCGCGCGCCTCCGATGTGGATGCCCCGGGTGAGCCCCTTCGAGAGGAACCAGCGCAGCCGCCGCGAGTCCTCCTGCGCCGCCAGGGACTGGCTCAGCGGCCGCCAGTCCTCGAACTCCAGGTCCAGCGTGCACGTCTTCCCCTCCGCCTCCAGCTCCATGCGGCGCTTGAGCGCCGTGGGTGGCGAATCGAACCGCTCGAGGACCAGCACCACGAGCCCCAGTCCGTCGACCCGCTGCACCGAGAGGAGCACCTGCTGCTCGGTGTCCACCTGGAAGCGCTGCACCTCGCGCGACTCGTCGCGAGCCACACGCTCGAGCAGCTGCTTCCAGCGCTCCGTGGACTCGGGCGTGGTGGGCACGGGGAAGAGCTTGCTCGCGTAGGCGATGGGCAGCGCCAACCCCAGGCCATCCGAGTTCTCGATCTTCATCGAGACGACGCCCACCACTTCACCCTGGCCATTCAACAGCGGCCCGCCACTGTTGCCGGGGTTCACCGAGGCGTTGAACTGCACGTAGCCCGTCCCCAGGTACTGGCGGCCCACGTAGCCCACCTTCCCCTCGTGCACGGTGAAGTCCAGCCCCTTGGGGCTGCCGATGAAGACGAGCGGGTCTCCAGGCTCCAGGCGCGTGACGTCGCCCAACGGCAGCGGCGCGGCCTTCGCGCCCACGACGCGAACGGTGGCGAGGTCCAGGTCCACGTCGGTGGCCACCGTCTCGCCGAGCAGCTCGCGTCCATCCGCGAGCACCGCCGTCATCATCTTGCCCGGAGGGCACACCACGTGCTCGTTGGTCAGCACCAGCTCCGGGTCCACGAAGAAGCCGGAGCCCGTCTTGTTCCCGCACCGCAGCGTCAACGTGCTCGGCCCCGCGCGGCGGGAGATCTCCGCGGTGGAGAGGGCCACGGGCCCCGCGGCCTTCTCACCCTGAGGCGCCTCACCCGAGGCGAGGGCGAGGACCTCCGAGCGCGTCTGCGCGAAGCGCGGAGACCGGGCCGCCCAGACGCCCAACCCCACGGCGGCCAGGAGCAGCAGCCCGAGGAGCGCGCGACGGCCCCCATTCGAGGGCGCCTCGGCGATGACCGCCACCTCCACGAAGGGGCGAAGGTCCGCGCGGGCGCCCTGGGCGCGGAGCACCGTCAGGAGCTTCTCCGCGAAGGCGCGAAAGACACCGTGGGCCAGGGGCGCGCCGGCCCTGGCGAGCAGGCTTCGGGCTTCGGTGAACGAGGGAGCGGGCGGGCCCAGTTGAGCGATGGCACGGGCCAGCGCGAAGCGTGCCCGCTCATCCGCCACCGCGTCCCGCAGCACCACATCGACCCGGAGGCTGGCGCCGCACACACACCGCGCCACGTTCCCCGCATCCGGCGCACCACACCGGAGGCACCTCAGCTCGACAGACTCCGACATTCCCGCGCTCCCCCAGCAACAGCCCGTGGCTCCTGGCGCGCGTGCGTCCTCCGCGAGGTCGACGGCGCCTGCCCATCATGCCTCCGAACGCGCGCGACGTCCCGCCCTCGTGCGCCCCCCACTCCGGAAGGCCTCGCGTCTTCGCGAAGCCAGGGGTCGAACCCGCGGTGGGATTGGGCTTCAGGAACCATCCGTGCGTGGCTACGCTCTCGCCCGCCTGAGGCATGGCGGGACATGGCGTGATGGACCCCACGGGAATCGGCGTCGCGGACATCGAGCGTCGGCGCGTGCTGGACCCCGATGGCGACAACATGGAGGCCCTCCATCGGGAGCGCTGAGCTCGCCTTCGCTTCAGCATGCGAAGCCGTGGGAGCCGAGCGTCACCCAGGGCTGCGGCGTCGGGGCGTCTCCGAGGGCATGTCACGCCATGGGGGCCTGCAGGGGCACAGGCCTCGGCAGGGCCGAACAGCGGGCTGTCGGCGCCCTCCTCCACCAGCACGAAGAACTCACGGCGCTCGGGAGGGTGGAAGTGCGCATGCCGTGAGCCTGGGGGCCACGGTTCCTCACGAGACTCTTCGCTGAAGACTCACACGCGGGCCCGTACCTCAAACACACACGTCTGGCATAGACTGCGCGCCGTGCTCGAACCCTCGCAGTCCGACCTCACCGCGATGGAAGTGGCGACGCTGCGCGGCCTCGCGGAGCAGGCGGTGCTCGCCCATCAGGGAGAGACCACGCTCGACGTGGAGACCTTGAGCGCGCGACTGCGCGAGGTGGCCCACCGAGGTGGGCCGCCCGAGCTGGGCACGGTGCTGTGGGAACTCCTGAGCTCCGGCACCCTGACGACGGTGCGGGACCGGAAGGGACGCTCCTGCCGGGCGCTCGCGGTGAAGGCGCTGCTCAAGCTCGATGGCCCCGAGGCACGGCGCCTGACACCCGAGGACCTCACCTTCGGGCGCACTCCCGCCCTGGCACCGCCGCGATGGGTCCTCGTCGTCTCGGCCGCGCTCACGACGCTGGGGGGCCTGGGCACCGTGGTGGTGAGCCTGGTCGGCCACACCATGGTGAGCCTCGCCTTCCACGGCCCCCTCATCCCCCCCTTTCCCCAGTTCCTGGCGGCACTCGTCGGGGGCCTGACAGCCTGGCGAGCCCTCAAGCTGGTCATCGCCCCAGAAGCTCGCCCTGCGGACCTCCGGGCGCTGCTGCTGCTCGCCGCCGCGGGCGCGCTCCTCGTCACCCTGGAGATACCCGCCAGGATGGAGGGAGGGCCCGACGGCCTGTTTTCCCCGGTGCTCGCCGCGCTCCCAGCGGCCCTGACGGCGGTCTTCTTCCGAGCCTCCGGCATCCCTTTCAGGGACAACGCGTGAGCCCCCCACGCGCCGGTATTCGTCGACCCTCGAGGCCGCCTGTGAGAAGGTGCCCGGGCCTCACACAACCCAAGGGTGCAGCACACCGCTGCAGGACAGTGGATGGTCGGGCCGCCATC
Encoded here:
- a CDS encoding M48 family metallopeptidase — translated: MATTSSASGVLRGYVLPALLLFALPVFGLWFTGYASNWFDERIRNAISQQVMLDRELDEVQRKEVLEAYSTFSAVDACMSTDEERAGFRASFGDGCTDAKQFGWAYRGTWGLVLLGLASALVALLCGLAAFISRPLQYLSFVVGWNLLRLASAVQVIGQGALAVWLSYWVTAVLTQRYSVKLIGAVGLMAAAAAFMVVVAIFRRPPMDFEVEAEVVEESKAPELWAHVRKLCQRLQTPPPDHLLAGIDANFFVTESDIRVGERTLKGRTLYVSLALLRLLERREAEAVLAHEMGHLLGGDTGHGKRLAPMLARFGQYLEALHEGGLTKPIYYFMLSYRGLFELSLGRSRRASELAADRLAASVTSGRDVAHSLVKVGAYANFRDRVEAALFNRDEQHQSVAIAQRVAHGFAEYAQSEALQGDLHGSVTPHPFDSHPPLSARLENVNVKLSPDDMGSMLVEPVTSSWAEAFEDADGIEARLWGAYESRFSKAHDVALAYRYAPSNDEEQAHVERYFPPVTFEAKEEGHEVRLTYAEVYCEEWAAPVHLNEVTTATTEDRMFKKYLDLLLNGTGATQGKVSICLNKMKDSEALLAAFGHYLGRHRASKDHQQSAERDAA
- a CDS encoding nuclear transport factor 2 family protein; protein product: MESPVEVVKAYFDAWTTKDEAKLRGTLAPEVSFVGALGTAEGAEACVKGLVNGMWKVSPRMRVLHRFVDGPEVLTWFEIHPHDGAPTPVANWCHVEHGRITHIRVTFDPRSILEKR
- a CDS encoding ubiquitin-conjugating enzyme E2, which codes for MNVRHRRLVADQRMVQGCFGHHPYIRIREASGDPPERYRLEYRVRGLVMQNEQVVPKDEHLVEVFLTLGYPRQAPQCRMLTPVFHPNIAPHAICIGDHWSAGESLAALIVRIGELITFQSYNIKSPLNGAAARWAEEHMGELPIQRVDLFAALDDPRVPVPMADELVPFKAPG
- a CDS encoding trypsin-like peptidase domain-containing protein; translated protein: MSAPESERIRIELQEVERAVLPLPVRASLPLAAPSRGDPRRVDPLASGALALSLLGVPLAGCLLGPVAIFCGAVALSRLRGREGTRGFGLALAGLLVGVVELIAWTGGLGWALFMPSKVPRLAAPPVMLTSGALEVMSAPSHIRQALLANVRLTCEGPEGLLGSGVNVASRDGRTLLLTNRHVAECPQGAMPRVLFHDGEQVAGRVLWSGPVGLDLVVVEAHSGQSRVGEVMPLSARADARVGDDVFAVGNPLGFDGTYTTGVLSAVRRLPMGAIEGRVFQVQVAVNPGNSGGGLYSMDGVFLGINTWAMDRNHSEGLGFAISADTIAQALRDADAPIRELVRASSEEERSLP
- a CDS encoding RING finger protein — encoded protein: MSALEPRPTAAYVGHTCGICQTDIATDEQVGTCPACEAPFHAECWAENGGCAQYGCLHMPSSGPREPPALGHAYWGQEEKACTECGQQIKVAALRCRHCGAVFASDQPMTAAEVETQEQVEARRAAVGTTALWLFIAGLVPCTAPLALVVGGVWFLRNRAAIRRLPSQRRVMAWLGLGVAAAATLLFVVVGLFFGAET
- a CDS encoding FHA domain-containing protein; the protein is MAGMADKIVIAPEELASSEVDEALARQLSFGMAPAPERVEERPTGFFYRAYVALSLAGLLGGLSGWAVLEPFVTEGVEFASVVELVSPGYHTPSGQQLTLVRIGMVQVWVSPWSTRVERDGEVVAVETLATGQVVRVKGRVIGEGAERSVSAYEVIQLPEGSRDARLGVNLPEAERRATMTRLLVFAVIAAFIGLFIGAADGLLSRAFHRAAVCGAVGMGMGLVVGLMVTLPAEVAYGLGARLVEGMGEPNEQGMTTAQLLVQMSVRGLAWALAGAAMGLGQGVALRSSKLLVNGLVGGMVGALIGGLLFDPINVLFDTGGEAWLSRGVGFGVIGFVTGLMTGLVELAAREAWIKMLTGPLAGKEFVLFKSPTTVGSSPKSDVYLFKDPEVEPSHALIHALGEGYELEDRDSPTGTYVNGRRVSRERLVSGDQVRIGKTVFVLRLKED
- a CDS encoding Mov34/MPN/PAD-1 family protein; the encoded protein is MSQGAQAEKQQPTSGGFPGGEVTPGPGELRIAMEKQPYAQIIGHAVLEPDVEVCGVLVGRVLEDARGPYLSITHIIRGEAARQQGAQVTFTHDTWNHIHREMDAKHPDAQIVGWYHTHGGFGIFLSEMDTFIHRNFFSQPHQVAYVYDPLAGTEGFFHGLSGELRQARRYWLGGRERKPLGAAVESSTGGGEGGDLAAAVSALGRAATALQASTHRRPPEGFPLWMLAVVAAGALALGYGYLGNVIAPGLSAEGRRRSQHMLLLEQDPATGVALGLEVVQLAPERDTVLRDRNGELYVGVPLRDVQGRAVPLLELLAGGRSAGSTVAAPSPPPEIPPDAKAAARGSPSRTHVLVLVGGVVLALVAVAATVLFARRRRRATKTAKG